The genomic region TAATGTTGTTTAATTCCATGAGGTCGTTTGTAGCCCGACCACTAGGAGGCCTTGACCAACACCAATCACCAAATGAGGACCCATTGCAATGTGTAATTCTTTCAGCGATTGAAGCATCTTTATTTGTCTCAAGCATGTATAATCTGTGAAAAAGCGTGCTAAATCGTTCCGAGCCAAACCATGCGTCATTCCAAAAATTGATGGAGGCGCCATTCCCGAGACATTTTGAGATGGAAGAGGAGAATGAGGCGCCTGTGTTGTCCGCAATTTTTCCAGCTTTAATAATTTCTTTCCAAACCGTGCGACCTGAAATATTCCTGCAAAAAACGTTAGATTCCAACCCCCCACCCCCCGGTAGATACTGGTAATAATTTTTACCCAAAGTGCGTGTTTCTCATTTTTgaagcgccaccaccatttacatagtagtGAGATGTTTTTACTAAAAAGAGAACCAACATTTAAACCACCTTTATCGTAGGGTAAAAGAATTTGATCCCATTTTATCCAATTAATTTTATTTTCAGTTgatgacccgccccaaaaaaatttgCGTCTTTTAGATTCAAGGAGGCTAAGGATGGAGGAGGGAGCATGAAAGAGGGAGAAATAATAGAGTGGTATGCTGCTTAAGATAGATTTAATGAGTGTTAGTCGACCTCCGAAAGAGATCGATTTAGCCACCCAGTCAGAAAGTCTTTTGTCGAACTTTTCGACAATTGGTTTCCAGGAGGAAGGATGAGATGAAGGCACACCGATGGGAAGACCAAGGTAAGTGAATGGAAAAGTGCCAGAAGAACAGCTAATATAATTGGCCATATCTTCAATCTCTTGGGGAGAAGTACCGACACCGTATAGTTTGCTTTTTTGGAAGTTAACTTTGAGTCCAGAGATTTTCTCGAAGCATTTGAGGAGTTTGGAAATGTGTTTAGCATTTCTTTTACCCCATTCCCCGAAAAAAATTGTGTCGTCAGCGTACTGAAGGTGAGTGACAGAGATATTGTCATTGCCAACATTGATTCCACGCAGATGACCACTAGATAAGGCTCGTTTAGTGAGGATGTTAAGGCCTTCGGCGACGATGATGAAGAGAAAAGGTGAGATTGGGTCACCTTGGCGAATACCTCTTTCGGGGTAGAATTCATCAGTGGAAGAGCCATTGATTAAAACGGAGATAGATGAGGAAGAGAGACAAGCACGAATGAAGCTAATCCATTTATTGCCGAACCCCATGTAGTGCATGGTGTTAAATAGGAAGTCCCATTCGATACAGTCAAAAGCTTTTTCGAAGTCGACTTTGAAAATGAGACCTTTACGTTTTTTTCGTTTAAGTTCATCTATGATTTCATTTGCGATTAGCACACTATCTAGGATGTTGCGACCTTTGAGGAAGGCTGATTGTTTAGCCCCAATGACCTTGTGGATGACTTTGGCAAGACGGTTAGAGAGGATTTTGGTAAGGATTTTATAATAGCTTCCAATTAGACAAATAGGGCGATATTCATTCAAGCCAATGGGGTTAGGTTTTTTGGGAATGAGTGTGAAGAAGGATGCGTTACAGCCTTTGGAAATTTTGGAGTTGGACCAAAACCAATCTAGCGCTTTTAATGAGATCGTGTTTTATGAGATCCCAGTATTTTTTGAAGAATTTCATGTTAAAACCATCAGGACCAGGTGCTTTTGAGCTTTCGCAGTCGTGGATAGCTTCCCAAATTTCCTTTTCAAGGAATTCGGATTCAAGAAAGAGGTTATCTTGTGTGGAAATGAATTCAAGGTGAGGTGCATTATCAAAAGGACAGTGATTGTTAAGTTTGTTGGATTTAAATAGATTTTTGAAATAAAGATATGTTTCATGTTTTATGACGTTGGGATCTTCAATCCAAGTTCCATTAAGAGATAAACCGTGtaaattatttttactattacgttTTTAATGAAATTATGGAAGTATTTCGAATTTTCATCTCCTT from Rutidosis leptorrhynchoides isolate AG116_Rl617_1_P2 chromosome 9, CSIRO_AGI_Rlap_v1, whole genome shotgun sequence harbors:
- the LOC139869044 gene encoding uncharacterized protein, yielding MGFGNKWISFIRACLSSSSISVLINGSSTDEFYPERGIRQGDPISPFLFIIVAEGLNILTKRALSSGHLRGINVGNDNISVTHLQYADDTIFFGEWGKRNAKHISKLLKCFEKISGLKVNFQKSKLYGVGTSPQEIEDMANYISCSSGTFPFTYLGLPIGVPSSHPSSWKPIVEKFDKRLSDWVAKSISFGGRTVWKEIIKAGKIADNTGASFSSSISKCLGNGASINFWNDAWFGSERFSTLFHRLYMLETNKDASIAERITHCNGSSFGDWCWSRPPSGRATNDLMELNNIISSVTLSDRQYSWKYNLDPTGIFTTKSLTLLINSLKLGSNALSLSIPRNKLLPEKVYIFIWRAIQKKIPVRFEIDKRGIDLDSTLCPLCESDIETTEHILSSCPKMALIWKLVLDWWAQYVSLISNINDAIINNQPFALNNFGFSLWQATKWITCYIIWKHRNQKVFSKKTWSPGSILSEIQSQSYC